AGGCGGCAACACGATCAAGAGCATTGAGCTCTAGTCAAACGTGCGGCACAACATGCCGCCGTCGGCCGAAATCACAGTGCCGGTGATGAACGCACCCGCATCGGTGCTGAGCATCACAACAGGCCCTACCATGTCGTTCACCTGCCCCCAACGCTTGACTGCGGTGCGATTGGCGAAGATCTCTTTCTGCGCTGGCGTGAGAATGCTCATCGGCAAGTCAGTGGCCACTGGTCCCGGAGCGAGGCAATTGACCGTGATGCCACTGGGTCCGAGTTCGAGTGCTTGAGCGCGGGCCATACCGATTAGCGCAGCCTTGGTTCCCGAGTACAAACCACGGGCGGCATTCGAGGCGAGAGCCATGACCGACGACGTGTAAATGATCCGGCCCCATTTGCGCTCAATCATTTGCGGCGCGATGTATTTCGACAGCAGCATGCAGCTGGTGAAGTTGAGTTCCAGGATCGAGTCCCACGTATCCATCGTCGTATCGACGAGGTTCTGTGGCTTATTGCTTCCAGCGTTATTGAACAGAACGTCGACGCGCCCCATCTTTGCCAGCACCGCATCGGCCAGCTTCTTTACTTCATCTCGATCGCCCATATCGGCGATGAAGTACTCGACCTTCACATCGAGTCCTTTGCCAATTTCAGCGGCTGCCTTCTTCAGTTCGTCTTCGGTTCGTGCGCTGATAGCGATATTCGCGCCCGCCTCGGCCAGCCCACGGGCACAGGCCTTGCCGATGCCTTTGCTACCGCCGGTAATGAGCGCCGTGCGGCCTTTTAGATTGAATAGTTCGTCGAGCATCAGAAGTGGTCCTTGGCGGGATTGTGCGAGAGTAAATCGCGGGGCTGTTAAGCGAACTATCGTGGCCTGAATTGCCGCTGCGATCAAGTACGCACAAGCGGTGTGAAGCAAGCGAGCGAAATGAGCGA
Above is a window of Anatilimnocola aggregata DNA encoding:
- a CDS encoding SDR family NAD(P)-dependent oxidoreductase, with the translated sequence MLDELFNLKGRTALITGGSKGIGKACARGLAEAGANIAISARTEDELKKAAAEIGKGLDVKVEYFIADMGDRDEVKKLADAVLAKMGRVDVLFNNAGSNKPQNLVDTTMDTWDSILELNFTSCMLLSKYIAPQMIERKWGRIIYTSSVMALASNAARGLYSGTKAALIGMARAQALELGPSGITVNCLAPGPVATDLPMSILTPAQKEIFANRTAVKRWGQVNDMVGPVVMLSTDAGAFITGTVISADGGMLCRTFD